In Halovivax gelatinilyticus, the following are encoded in one genomic region:
- a CDS encoding SDR family NAD(P)-dependent oxidoreductase — MSADESTDRRPPASVGPDLDGRVAIVTGGTRGIGRAVAEAVAVAGADVVPVSRTDEDVAEAADAVRELGADSLEQPTDVTDDDAVDALVSRVVDELGGIDVLVNNAGINPVSAMGRPEALDTDAVGDVLEVNLEGAITCTRAAGDALLDGGGAVVNVASTAGVVGIKRQHGYVASKHGLVGFTKSAALDWAPDVRVNAVAPGYVDTDLTQPVQENDELYDRLVDRTPAGRFARPEEVADAVCFLASDMASYVTGETLVVDGGSTVQ; from the coding sequence ATGAGTGCGGACGAGTCGACAGACCGACGACCGCCGGCATCCGTCGGCCCGGACCTCGACGGCCGCGTCGCGATCGTCACCGGCGGGACGCGGGGCATCGGCCGGGCCGTCGCGGAGGCGGTAGCGGTCGCGGGCGCGGACGTGGTTCCCGTCTCTCGGACCGACGAGGACGTCGCCGAGGCGGCTGACGCGGTACGCGAGCTGGGTGCCGACAGCCTCGAACAGCCGACCGACGTCACCGACGACGACGCGGTCGATGCGCTCGTTTCCCGCGTCGTCGACGAGCTCGGCGGGATCGACGTTCTCGTCAACAACGCGGGCATCAACCCCGTCTCGGCGATGGGGCGGCCCGAAGCGCTCGACACCGACGCCGTCGGGGATGTCCTCGAGGTCAACCTCGAGGGAGCGATCACCTGCACGCGGGCGGCCGGCGACGCCCTGTTGGACGGCGGCGGCGCGGTCGTCAACGTCGCCAGCACCGCCGGCGTCGTCGGGATCAAGCGCCAGCACGGCTACGTCGCCTCGAAACACGGACTCGTCGGCTTCACGAAGAGCGCCGCGCTCGACTGGGCGCCGGACGTCCGCGTCAACGCCGTCGCTCCCGGATACGTCGACACCGACCTCACCCAGCCCGTCCAGGAGAACGACGAGCTCTACGACCGACTCGTCGATCGGACGCCCGCCGGCCGGTTCGCCAGACCCGAAGAAGTCGCCGACGCCGTCTGCTTTCTGGCGAGCGACATGGCCTCCTACGTCACCGGCGAGACGCTCGTCGTCGACGGCGGCAGTACCGTACAGTAG
- a CDS encoding acyl-CoA dehydrogenase family protein translates to MIERFALEDRHVAQRERVREFCERAVEPVVDAHETSGEFPEELVRRLGDEAFIGVPYPTDVGGAGQDFRSFAITVEELARSWKLLAGAVNIACGLVGYPLSEFGDDRQREEWLANVCTGEWIPAFALTEPGSGSDAGSLETTARREGDEWVIDGHKWWTTHGAIADLLLIVARTDPDESGHAGISLIGVPNPHERDGIEVIRDIPCMEGDVAIESELRFDGLRVPAANLVGEEGRGFRYIMEGLDIGRLGTAAQGVGIAEGAFAASREFAGEREQFGQPIAEFQGVGFSLADMASRTEAARLLTLSAADQRDRGERITQAAAMAKTFATDAAMEIATDAVQVHGARGYSTDYPVERYMREAKGTQIYDGTNEINRLVIANRMYE, encoded by the coding sequence ATGATCGAACGATTCGCCCTCGAGGATCGCCACGTCGCCCAGCGAGAACGGGTGCGAGAGTTCTGTGAGCGGGCGGTCGAGCCGGTCGTCGACGCACACGAGACGTCGGGAGAATTCCCGGAGGAGCTCGTTCGTCGTCTCGGCGACGAGGCGTTCATCGGGGTTCCGTACCCGACGGACGTCGGCGGCGCCGGTCAGGACTTTCGTTCGTTCGCGATCACGGTCGAGGAGCTAGCGCGTTCGTGGAAGTTGCTCGCGGGGGCCGTCAACATCGCCTGCGGCCTCGTCGGGTACCCGCTCTCCGAGTTCGGCGACGACCGCCAGCGCGAGGAGTGGCTGGCGAACGTCTGTACCGGCGAGTGGATTCCGGCGTTCGCGCTCACCGAACCGGGGTCGGGCAGCGACGCCGGCTCGCTCGAGACGACGGCCCGACGCGAGGGCGACGAGTGGGTGATCGACGGGCACAAGTGGTGGACCACCCACGGCGCGATCGCCGACCTGCTGTTGATCGTCGCGCGAACGGATCCGGACGAATCGGGCCACGCCGGCATCAGCCTCATCGGCGTCCCGAATCCGCACGAGCGCGACGGAATCGAGGTGATCCGGGACATTCCGTGCATGGAGGGCGACGTCGCCATCGAGAGCGAACTCCGATTCGACGGGCTCCGGGTCCCCGCGGCAAACCTCGTCGGCGAGGAGGGTCGCGGCTTTCGCTACATCATGGAGGGGCTCGACATCGGCCGGCTGGGGACGGCCGCCCAGGGCGTGGGCATCGCCGAGGGCGCGTTCGCCGCGAGTCGCGAGTTCGCGGGCGAGCGCGAACAGTTCGGCCAGCCGATCGCGGAATTCCAGGGCGTGGGCTTTTCGCTCGCCGATATGGCGTCTCGAACGGAGGCGGCCCGACTACTCACGCTGTCGGCGGCCGACCAGCGCGACCGCGGCGAGCGCATCACGCAGGCGGCGGCGATGGCGAAGACGTTCGCGACCGACGCGGCGATGGAGATTGCGACCGACGCCGTCCAGGTACACGGCGCCCGGGGCTACTCGACCGACTACCCCGTCGAACGCTACATGCGCGAGGCGAAAGGGACCCAGATCTACGACGGCACGAACGAGATCAACCGCCTCGTGATCGCAAACCGAATGTACGAGTGA
- a CDS encoding isochorismatase family protein produces MERIDAETIEDRVGLSSQRIGFGKRPAVVVIDLQNVLTREDDYHGTDLSAVISASNELVSAADRGGFPVVFVRNVPYPNRELIGKWAKLNADPSAYDPETESGSLDDRLCVGDEHAIVDKHQANAFHETELATLLNAWEIDTLILSGCSTSGCIRATATDGCARGYRVIVPDRAVGDRSPDQAEASLVDIHARIGDVVSVKEVVTYFESLSAAEK; encoded by the coding sequence ATGGAGCGAATCGACGCTGAAACGATCGAAGACCGGGTCGGGTTGTCGAGTCAGCGTATCGGGTTCGGGAAACGGCCGGCGGTGGTCGTCATCGACCTGCAGAACGTACTCACGCGCGAGGACGACTATCACGGAACGGATCTGTCCGCGGTGATATCGGCCTCGAACGAACTCGTTTCCGCGGCCGACCGGGGCGGATTTCCCGTCGTATTCGTTCGGAACGTCCCGTATCCCAATCGGGAACTGATCGGCAAGTGGGCGAAACTGAACGCCGATCCCTCGGCGTACGATCCCGAGACGGAATCCGGCTCGCTCGACGATCGATTGTGTGTCGGAGACGAGCACGCGATCGTCGACAAACACCAGGCGAACGCCTTCCACGAGACGGAGCTGGCCACGCTGTTGAACGCGTGGGAGATAGACACCCTGATTCTTTCGGGCTGCTCGACGAGCGGCTGTATTCGAGCCACGGCGACTGACGGGTGTGCCAGAGGGTATCGCGTCATCGTCCCCGACCGGGCCGTCGGCGACCGGTCGCCCGACCAGGCCGAAGCGAGTTTGGTCGACATCCACGCACGGATCGGCGACGTCGTTTCAGTAAAAGAAGTTGTCACGTATTTCGAGTCGCTGTCTGCAGCCGAGAAGTGA
- a CDS encoding MaoC/PaaZ C-terminal domain-containing protein has protein sequence MTPHLFFEDIAVDDAWEAGTATITESELLEFAERYDPQAFHVDEAAAERNFGGLITSGWHTAAACMRPFVDAVLTDIAVVAAAGVDDLRWHAPVRPDDTLSVTATVVEKAPWNDERGRVSFRIEAHNQDGELVHSRTDLVIVERQ, from the coding sequence ATGACACCCCACCTCTTCTTCGAAGACATCGCCGTCGACGACGCCTGGGAGGCCGGCACCGCGACCATCACCGAGTCGGAACTCCTCGAGTTCGCCGAGCGGTACGACCCGCAGGCGTTTCACGTCGACGAGGCCGCGGCCGAACGCAACTTCGGCGGACTCATCACGAGCGGCTGGCACACCGCCGCGGCGTGTATGCGCCCGTTCGTCGACGCCGTTCTCACCGACATCGCCGTCGTCGCGGCCGCCGGCGTCGACGACCTCCGGTGGCACGCACCGGTTCGCCCCGACGATACGCTTTCGGTCACCGCGACCGTCGTCGAGAAAGCACCCTGGAACGACGAGCGGGGGCGCGTCTCGTTTCGAATCGAGGCCCACAATCAGGACGGCGAACTGGTCCACTCGCGGACCGATCTGGTGATCGTCGAACGTCAGTGA
- a CDS encoding hydantoinase B/oxoprolinase family protein, translated as MVSGDELEIFRHELQGIVEEMGVTLERTSYSTNIKIRRDYSCALFDADCRHIAQFTAAPSQVAALLYATPAIMEERKGDLEPGDGFLLNDPAQGGAVHLPDVMLISPVFHDGEVIGFVGNDAHHVDIGGETPGGIPSDSTSLYGEGLIMPGMKAVRGWEYDEEMLRVLTRNVRGAKQRVGDYHAQLGANQIGSRRYTEVFEAYQREALGAHIDELLEYTEQRVRAEIDRLPDGHYHATDYLDGDGIVDEPVKLELEVRIDGDELTFDFTGTADQNRGPLNSNPSTVFAAVMMAIRSLFEEDLPQNEGFYRPFELITPEGSMVNPDENAPIAATGEVTQRVPDLVIKCLSEAIPDRVIAATKGTVVNVAYGGTDPRDGESYVYYETFAGGYGARPTKDGMDAVQPHLQNTANSPIEEIEGEIPMYVRAYELRQDSEGAGRFRGGLGVRRDMEFYDHESSFTVLSDRSKFAPWGLFGGEDAKPARYVIDPDTGEEREVGSKSTTRLDAGQVASIQTPGGGGYGSPLERDPELVLQDVIDEKVSVEKARDVYGVVVDRSNREIDLEETERLRSERRGDAEGSEANGSEPTTARPGASARDDRAGDGTAARSGGGGQ; from the coding sequence ATGGTTTCTGGTGACGAACTCGAGATATTCCGTCACGAATTACAGGGAATTGTAGAGGAGATGGGAGTGACCTTAGAGCGGACCTCCTACTCGACTAACATCAAGATCAGGCGGGATTACTCCTGTGCGCTGTTCGACGCCGACTGTCGCCACATCGCTCAGTTTACCGCGGCTCCCTCCCAGGTTGCGGCACTTCTGTACGCGACCCCAGCGATCATGGAAGAACGAAAGGGGGACCTGGAGCCGGGCGACGGATTCCTTCTGAACGATCCGGCCCAGGGTGGCGCCGTCCACCTGCCAGACGTGATGTTGATCTCGCCGGTGTTCCACGACGGCGAGGTGATCGGATTCGTCGGGAACGACGCACACCACGTCGACATCGGCGGAGAAACGCCCGGCGGGATCCCGTCCGACAGTACGAGCCTCTACGGCGAGGGGCTGATCATGCCCGGCATGAAGGCGGTTCGAGGCTGGGAGTACGACGAAGAGATGCTTCGCGTCCTCACGCGAAACGTTCGAGGAGCCAAACAGCGCGTCGGCGACTACCACGCCCAGCTCGGCGCGAACCAGATCGGGTCCCGACGCTACACCGAGGTGTTCGAAGCGTATCAGCGCGAAGCGCTCGGCGCACACATCGACGAGTTGCTGGAGTACACCGAGCAGCGAGTGCGCGCGGAGATCGACCGACTGCCGGACGGCCACTACCACGCGACGGATTACCTCGACGGCGACGGTATCGTCGACGAACCCGTTAAACTCGAACTCGAGGTGCGAATCGACGGCGACGAGCTGACCTTCGACTTCACGGGAACGGCCGACCAGAACCGCGGGCCGCTCAACTCGAATCCCTCCACCGTCTTCGCCGCCGTCATGATGGCGATCCGCAGCCTGTTCGAGGAAGATCTGCCCCAGAACGAGGGGTTCTATCGCCCGTTCGAACTGATCACGCCCGAGGGATCGATGGTCAATCCGGACGAGAACGCGCCGATCGCCGCGACCGGCGAGGTTACCCAGCGCGTCCCCGACCTCGTCATAAAGTGCCTCTCTGAGGCGATCCCAGACCGCGTCATCGCCGCGACGAAGGGAACCGTCGTGAACGTCGCCTACGGTGGAACCGATCCGCGCGACGGCGAATCCTACGTCTACTACGAAACGTTCGCCGGCGGCTACGGCGCCCGCCCGACGAAAGACGGCATGGACGCCGTCCAACCGCACCTGCAAAACACCGCAAACAGCCCGATCGAGGAGATCGAAGGGGAGATTCCGATGTACGTCCGAGCGTACGAGCTGCGCCAGGACTCGGAGGGAGCCGGTCGGTTTCGCGGGGGACTCGGCGTCCGCCGCGATATGGAGTTTTACGACCACGAGTCCTCGTTCACCGTGCTGTCCGATCGCTCGAAGTTCGCCCCGTGGGGGCTCTTCGGCGGCGAAGACGCGAAACCGGCGAGGTACGTGATCGATCCGGACACGGGCGAAGAACGGGAGGTCGGTTCCAAGTCGACGACGAGGCTGGACGCCGGACAGGTCGCGAGCATTCAGACGCCCGGCGGCGGTGGCTACGGGAGTCCGCTCGAGCGCGACCCGGAATTGGTCTTGCAGGACGTGATCGACGAGAAGGTATCCGTAGAGAAGGCCCGGGACGTATACGGCGTCGTCGTCGACCGATCGAACCGGGAGATCGATCTGGAGGAGACTGAACGCCTACGCAGCGAACGGCGCGGTGACGCCGAAGGGAGCGAAGCGAACGGGTCGGAGCCGACGACGGCACGCCCGGGAGCGTCCGCCCGTGACGATCGGGCGGGAGATGGGACCGCCGCTCGCTCGGGAGGTGGTGGCCAATGA
- a CDS encoding alpha-ketoacid dehydrogenase subunit beta: protein MNATIVESVNDALHTAMAGDENVVVYGEDVAETGGVFRATQGLKDEFGPKRVLDTPITEIAIAGSAVGLAMYGYRPVAEIQFSGFLPPTFNQLVSMASRIRWRTRGEMSAPMVIRAPYGGGVRALEHHSESLEAAYAHIPGLQVVVPSTPADTKGLLLSAIENPDPVLFLEPKRLYRSFREPVPEEEYTIPLGEAAVRTEGEDITVISWGSMMPETMAAAENLEAERDISIEVIDLRTISPLDRETIVESVKKTGKVAVVHEGPKTGGFAAELVATINEDALMYLEAPIERVTGFDVPIPMLGMEDYYLPNPPRIEEGLKAVLDGGAGT from the coding sequence ATGAACGCAACAATCGTCGAGTCGGTGAACGATGCACTGCACACCGCGATGGCGGGCGACGAGAACGTCGTCGTCTACGGTGAGGACGTCGCGGAAACGGGCGGCGTCTTTCGAGCCACGCAGGGGCTCAAAGACGAGTTCGGCCCCAAACGCGTCCTGGATACCCCGATCACGGAGATCGCGATCGCCGGCTCGGCCGTCGGACTGGCGATGTACGGGTATCGGCCGGTTGCAGAGATTCAATTCTCCGGATTCCTTCCACCGACGTTCAATCAACTGGTCTCGATGGCCAGCCGAATCCGGTGGCGAACGCGCGGAGAGATGAGCGCGCCGATGGTCATCCGGGCTCCCTACGGCGGCGGGGTGCGCGCGCTCGAACATCACTCAGAGAGCCTCGAAGCCGCCTACGCCCACATTCCGGGCCTGCAGGTGGTCGTTCCGAGTACCCCCGCCGACACGAAGGGGTTGCTCCTCTCGGCGATCGAGAATCCCGATCCGGTCTTGTTCCTCGAACCGAAACGCCTCTACCGATCGTTCCGCGAACCGGTTCCCGAAGAGGAGTACACGATTCCGCTCGGCGAAGCCGCGGTCCGGACCGAGGGCGAGGATATCACCGTCATCTCCTGGGGTTCGATGATGCCAGAAACGATGGCGGCGGCCGAGAATCTCGAGGCCGAACGCGACATCTCGATCGAGGTGATCGATCTGCGGACGATCTCGCCGCTCGACCGCGAAACGATCGTCGAGTCGGTGAAGAAAACCGGGAAGGTGGCGGTAGTTCACGAGGGGCCAAAGACGGGCGGGTTCGCCGCCGAGCTCGTCGCAACCATCAACGAGGACGCGCTGATGTACCTCGAGGCGCCGATCGAGCGAGTGACCGGCTTCGACGTCCCGATCCCGATGCTCGGGATGGAAGATTACTACCTGCCGAATCCGCCGCGCATCGAGGAGGGACTCAAAGCGGTGCTCGACGGCGGCGCCGGCACGTAA
- a CDS encoding thiamine pyrophosphate-dependent enzyme, producing the protein MGEVVDHTDSRILDGNTSQSIAECTLTEPSELPPRYQIVDEDGTYDPERVPALTDDELIELYRWMVLQQVIDVRMVKLQRRGEMGTYASGRGQEASIVGCAYALEEPDWLFPYGREATALCIQGMPLRDLLLYWRGVEDANKQRANRTFPPAIAIGTHIPVGVGFSWGMALDDADSISALYHGDGHPSTGEYQAGMNLASVMDTPTLFYCQNNGYSISAPFERQTGAKTVAQKGIAYGLNGIRVDGNDVLAVYDAVRTARAHVADGNPTIVEAVTYRLDAHTTNDDPSLYRRDEEVDRWEEKEPVGRFERFLRQRGVWDRVDPDEIREEANAEFDRAKEAADAYESGGVEEMFKYVYDETPPELERQLAEFEQFLDERPDAYDFIEHRPKG; encoded by the coding sequence ATGGGCGAGGTTGTGGATCACACCGATAGCCGGATTCTAGACGGGAACACGAGCCAGTCCATCGCGGAGTGTACGCTCACCGAACCGTCCGAGTTGCCGCCGAGGTATCAAATCGTCGACGAGGACGGGACGTACGACCCAGAGCGCGTACCCGCACTCACCGACGACGAACTGATCGAACTCTACCGGTGGATGGTCCTCCAGCAGGTCATCGACGTCAGGATGGTGAAGCTCCAGCGACGTGGAGAGATGGGGACCTACGCTTCGGGGCGCGGGCAAGAAGCGAGCATCGTCGGCTGTGCGTACGCACTCGAGGAACCGGACTGGCTGTTTCCGTACGGTCGGGAGGCGACCGCCCTGTGCATCCAGGGGATGCCGTTGCGCGATCTACTCCTGTACTGGCGCGGCGTCGAGGACGCGAACAAACAGCGGGCGAACCGGACGTTCCCCCCGGCGATCGCGATCGGGACGCACATCCCGGTCGGGGTCGGCTTTTCCTGGGGGATGGCCCTCGACGACGCGGATTCGATCTCGGCGCTGTATCACGGCGACGGCCATCCGAGCACCGGCGAGTATCAGGCCGGCATGAACTTAGCCAGCGTGATGGATACGCCGACGCTGTTTTACTGTCAGAACAACGGGTACTCTATCTCCGCGCCGTTCGAGCGCCAGACCGGGGCGAAAACGGTCGCACAGAAGGGGATCGCGTACGGGTTGAACGGGATACGAGTCGACGGTAACGACGTTCTCGCCGTCTACGATGCGGTTCGAACGGCCAGAGCCCACGTCGCAGATGGGAACCCGACCATCGTCGAAGCGGTGACCTACCGACTCGACGCCCACACGACGAACGACGATCCGTCGCTCTATCGTCGCGACGAGGAGGTCGATCGATGGGAAGAAAAAGAGCCCGTCGGTCGGTTCGAGCGATTTCTCCGCCAGCGCGGCGTCTGGGATCGGGTCGACCCCGACGAGATCCGGGAGGAGGCCAACGCCGAGTTCGACCGGGCGAAAGAAGCGGCCGACGCGTACGAATCGGGCGGCGTCGAGGAGATGTTCAAATACGTGTACGACGAGACGCCCCCCGAACTCGAACGGCAGCTGGCGGAATTTGAACAGTTCCTGGACGAGCGACCGGACGCGTACGATTTCATCGAACACCGACCGAAGGGGTGA
- a CDS encoding hydantoinase/oxoprolinase family protein yields MSLRLGVDIGGTFTDIVLFDEAGNTVYTTKTPSTPDAFERGVITGVTKALEENDEREENVGFLSHGTTVGTNAVLEGELPKIGLITNDGLRDVIEIGDQTRPELYNLFTDKPPAVIPRHLRTEVPGRLDYSGEEIEALDEEAARAAIETLTDENVESIVVSMLYSYLNGDHEQQVGSLIERHADDTSYALSSDVYPEIREYERTITTALNEAVKVKIRDYINNLESELESRGIDVPLNIMHTGGGLLRAGQATENAIRTVLSGPAAGAVATRHTSAQVGYPNAIGMDMGGTSTDVSIVRDGEIVRTTESEINNLPIKTPMIDLSTVGAGGGSITRVDDGGALRVGPESSGADPGPICYDRGGERATLTDANLLLGRIDPSSFIGGDVDLVVDRTRELFREQIAEPLGQSVEEAAQSVVNVSNASLTREIRRVTVERGEDPSDYVLVGFGGAGPLHSVPVADAMDMQGVLVPNNPGVFSANGLLVADVRVDESHSYRKSELDLETVNEQFDELVSTVFERFTEQNFEPDDVTAERAIDMRYAGQSYELTVPVPADTSEPIDADVFSRTTEAFHEMHRRMYGHARRSEPVETVILRVSGTVESAGYDPATVAADGDSRLDERDVYFSETGFVSADVHDRRYLAVGETVDGPAILKETGSTTIVPPEKVATVTTNGNVVITDEGAEIPTVRSDP; encoded by the coding sequence ATGAGCCTTCGACTCGGCGTAGACATCGGCGGAACGTTCACCGATATCGTGCTGTTCGACGAGGCGGGCAACACCGTCTACACCACCAAAACGCCGTCGACCCCCGACGCGTTCGAACGGGGCGTGATCACCGGCGTCACGAAAGCCTTAGAAGAGAACGACGAACGCGAGGAGAACGTCGGGTTTTTGAGCCACGGGACGACGGTGGGGACGAACGCGGTGCTCGAGGGGGAACTGCCGAAAATCGGCCTGATAACGAACGACGGCCTGCGCGACGTGATCGAGATCGGCGATCAAACGCGTCCCGAGCTGTACAACCTGTTTACCGATAAGCCGCCCGCGGTTATCCCGCGTCACCTCCGAACGGAAGTCCCCGGGAGGCTCGATTACAGCGGCGAGGAGATCGAAGCGCTCGACGAGGAGGCGGCGCGGGCGGCGATCGAGACACTCACGGACGAAAACGTCGAATCGATCGTCGTCTCGATGCTGTACTCGTATCTCAACGGCGACCACGAACAGCAGGTCGGTTCGTTGATCGAACGCCACGCCGACGACACCTCCTACGCCCTCTCATCGGACGTGTATCCGGAGATTCGCGAGTACGAGCGGACCATCACGACCGCCCTGAACGAGGCGGTGAAAGTGAAGATCCGCGACTACATCAACAACTTAGAGTCCGAGCTCGAATCGCGCGGCATCGACGTGCCGTTGAACATCATGCACACCGGCGGCGGACTCCTTCGAGCGGGGCAAGCGACGGAGAACGCGATCCGAACGGTCCTTTCGGGGCCGGCGGCCGGCGCCGTCGCCACCCGACACACCAGCGCGCAGGTGGGGTATCCGAACGCGATCGGCATGGACATGGGCGGAACGAGTACCGACGTCAGCATCGTCAGGGACGGCGAAATCGTCCGAACGACCGAGAGCGAGATCAACAACCTCCCGATCAAGACGCCGATGATCGACCTCAGTACGGTCGGCGCCGGCGGGGGAAGCATCACGAGGGTCGACGACGGTGGCGCCCTCCGCGTCGGGCCGGAGAGCTCGGGAGCCGACCCCGGTCCGATCTGTTACGATCGCGGGGGCGAGCGGGCGACGCTCACCGATGCGAACCTCCTGCTCGGTCGAATCGATCCGAGCAGCTTCATCGGCGGCGACGTCGACCTGGTCGTCGATCGGACTCGCGAGTTGTTCAGAGAGCAGATCGCCGAGCCGCTCGGTCAGTCGGTCGAGGAGGCGGCCCAGAGCGTCGTCAACGTCTCGAACGCGAGTCTCACGCGCGAAATCAGGCGAGTGACCGTCGAACGAGGCGAGGACCCGAGCGACTACGTGCTGGTCGGGTTCGGCGGCGCGGGCCCGCTTCACTCCGTGCCGGTCGCCGACGCGATGGACATGCAAGGCGTCCTCGTTCCAAACAATCCGGGCGTCTTCTCGGCGAACGGGCTGCTCGTCGCCGACGTTCGCGTCGACGAATCCCACTCGTATCGAAAGTCGGAACTCGATCTAGAGACGGTGAACGAGCAGTTCGACGAACTCGTCTCGACGGTGTTCGAGCGCTTTACCGAGCAGAATTTCGAACCGGACGACGTCACCGCAGAACGCGCCATCGACATGCGCTATGCGGGCCAATCGTACGAGTTGACCGTTCCCGTCCCCGCCGATACGAGCGAGCCGATCGACGCGGACGTATTCTCCCGGACGACGGAGGCCTTCCACGAGATGCACCGGCGAATGTACGGACACGCGCGCCGGTCCGAACCGGTCGAGACCGTGATCCTCCGGGTGTCCGGAACGGTTGAGTCGGCCGGCTACGATCCGGCGACGGTCGCCGCCGACGGAGACAGCCGGCTCGACGAACGCGACGTCTACTTCTCGGAGACCGGATTCGTCTCGGCCGACGTACACGATCGCCGGTACCTCGCCGTCGGAGAGACGGTCGATGGTCCCGCGATCCTCAAGGAAACGGGTTCGACGACGATCGTTCCGCCGGAGAAGGTCGCGACGGTCACCACGAACGGAAACGTCGTGATCACCGACGAGGGAGCCGAGATACCGACCGTCCGATCCGATCCGTAA
- a CDS encoding RidA family protein: MDKEIVTPPELAEPRGFNHGFLIEGGKTLYLAGQDATGSDGEIVAPGDLVSQFEQVMSNLAAVVEEAGGTSEDIVKLNVYVADRDEYRDNLSEVGEIFAEYVDDYPAMALFEVSAFYEADALIEMEGFAVLDDEPGRTGDDESTPDGDRSSDRR, translated from the coding sequence ATGGACAAAGAGATCGTGACGCCGCCGGAATTGGCGGAGCCTCGCGGCTTCAACCACGGCTTTCTGATCGAGGGCGGAAAGACACTCTACCTCGCGGGACAGGACGCGACCGGGTCGGACGGCGAGATCGTCGCCCCCGGCGATCTCGTCTCGCAGTTCGAGCAGGTGATGTCGAACCTGGCGGCCGTCGTCGAGGAAGCCGGCGGCACGAGCGAAGACATCGTGAAGCTGAACGTCTACGTCGCCGATCGCGACGAGTACCGCGACAACCTCTCCGAAGTCGGCGAGATCTTCGCCGAGTACGTCGACGACTACCCGGCGATGGCGCTGTTCGAGGTGAGCGCGTTCTACGAGGCCGACGCGCTGATCGAGATGGAGGGCTTCGCCGTCCTCGACGACGAACCGGGTCGGACGGGAGACGACGAATCGACACCGGACGGCGATCGGTCGTCGGATCGACGATGA
- a CDS encoding enoyl-CoA hydratase/isomerase family protein translates to MVNAGFAVEDGVGRIELQRPSALNAVDLETKDAIIERVREYGERDDVRVVVFSSEGDVFCAGGDIGEVRDLDYALSPFTESWNELFEAMMGLSVPTVARVDGWALGGGFDLVLHTDIPIAAEDARLGQPETGLGIVNHFSPPILQETVGLTKTLDMILTGDPISGREAADRGLVARAVPADDLDDEVARVVDSLREKPPEIVEKAKRGIYAAAEMSPRASRSYLEAIALESAREDPYYREGISAQLEDREPEWNER, encoded by the coding sequence ATGGTCAACGCCGGGTTCGCCGTCGAGGACGGCGTCGGGCGGATCGAGTTGCAACGACCGTCGGCGTTGAACGCCGTCGATCTCGAGACGAAAGACGCGATCATCGAACGCGTCCGCGAGTACGGCGAGCGCGACGACGTCCGCGTCGTCGTCTTCAGTAGCGAGGGCGACGTCTTCTGTGCCGGCGGCGACATCGGCGAAGTTCGCGACCTCGACTACGCGCTCTCTCCGTTCACCGAGAGCTGGAACGAGCTGTTCGAGGCCATGATGGGGCTGTCCGTCCCGACCGTCGCCAGGGTCGACGGCTGGGCGCTCGGCGGCGGCTTCGATCTCGTCTTGCACACCGACATTCCGATCGCCGCCGAGGATGCGAGACTCGGCCAGCCCGAAACCGGCCTGGGCATCGTCAACCACTTCTCGCCGCCGATCCTCCAGGAGACGGTCGGACTCACCAAGACGCTCGACATGATCCTCACGGGCGACCCCATCTCCGGTCGCGAGGCCGCCGATCGCGGCCTCGTCGCCCGCGCAGTCCCCGCCGACGACCTCGACGACGAGGTGGCTCGCGTCGTCGACTCGTTGCGCGAGAAACCGCCCGAAATCGTCGAAAAAGCCAAACGCGGCATCTACGCCGCCGCCGAGATGTCGCCCCGGGCGAGTCGGTCCTACCTCGAAGCGATCGCCCTCGAAAGCGCACGCGAGGATCCCTACTACCGCGAGGGTATCTCGGCTCAGCTCGAGGATCGAGAACCCGAGTGGAACGAGCGGTAG